The genomic segment CATGACCCATATTTCCATCAAGAGAATCAGAATCAGAATCAGAATCAAGAGAATCAGAATCGACATCTAACCCACCAGGTAAATAACCACCATTGCCAGAAGTTAAAGCACGCACATTCTCTAACTGTGCTTGTCCTAATTGAGAGGTCTCATCATTAACTCTTACTTCATTTAAATTATCAGGTCGAGTTAATAAATAAGAAGTATCTTGCTCGGCATGTTGGTATTGTGAAGATGTGGCTATGTCAACGTCGTGGTTTACAAGCTGTTCATTAAAAAAACGTATCGTCTCTTGAACTTCTTTAGGTGTTTGAGATTCAGGAGCATCATTCTTCATGACATTGATGCCGTCTGCTTGACCTGATTCGTAAAGTTTTTTGCTAATTTCAAACATTGTTTGAGCTTTTAGGATACGCTCAATTTCATCATCAAGTTCTCTTTCTTTTTGTGCACTTGCATCAGATGTTGATCTCTGATCTTTAGCAGATTTAGGAATCTCTGGAAGAGGTCTATCTGCTAAACTTTTGGTCGGTTTACTTTCTGATTCTTTAGCGGCAGCTTTAGGCTCTGAGTTTACGGTACTGGCGAACAGACCCGCTTTTTTAAGGTCTTCGGCTATCTTTTTGACGTAGCCAGGACCCTTAGGAATCTCACTTCCAGTCTGTGAAGCTACTGCGTTAGCGGTATCGCCCGCTGGTTTAGATCTGACACCGCCGTTCTGTCTTGAAATTTCTTTCGAAGCATTCGTTGTTCCACCACCATCAGCAAATGCAGAAGCCAGAATTTGCACTGAATGACTAGTAAGCTCCGGACTATCACCTAAATTATTAATAACATTATTTGTAACGGCTTCCATATTCGCGGGTTTGTTAGCTAAATTCGAACCTATACCCTCAAAATTTCTGGTTACAGCAGTAGTCAAATTATCAGCGAAATCGGGATTATTAATTTGATTACGCCCCTTATCAGAAATTACTCCTGAAACAGCGTTTTTCAGTTCAATGCTAAAGCCTTGTGTAAGAACAGGTGATCTTGCTTTGCAGTCATATTTCCGAACGGTCATTCCTATGTTATTAGTGGCTTGGGGATGATCATTTTTATTTTGACTCGTAATACGAGAAGAACTAGCATGTTCTGTATTACGGGGGCTTGACGTCGATTGCAAACCAATAGTAGTTGTCATAACTAGCTCCATAAATAATTAACGAAGGAATTTTTACAGAGAATATGGTATTTAAAGTGATGATAAAGGACAATACCTTTTTTTAAAGGTGTGCGGGTCTATTATTGGACTTGTATGTGTGTAATGCCATTTATTGATTTTGAGGGGCTGTTTTGCGACTCTTGCACAATAATAAGAGACGTAAGGAAAGCGCAATGGCAACGTGGCAAGATATTCCCGAAATGATCTTCTTGGCTCCAAAAATGAGTGATGTTAAAGAACATAATAGCTTTAATGTTCAAATAAGTTTTTTGTCCGGGAAAGTCATTAAATGCAACACCGAAGCGTGGTTGTTGCTGGTCAAGTTACCGACCCCGGCAAAAGAACTCATTTTTCGCTGGGTTAACTGCTGTGGCGTCCTGTTGGCGGCAAATGAGGGTTGGCATTATGGGGTTATGCAACGCAATGATGCCTGGTGGTTGGTTCAACGCTTTACCGATCAGTATCCTGTTAGTGCGTTACGTCGTAAGGTGCATGAGCAAATTGCGGTAGCCACGCTGCTTGGTCGACGCCTTCAGAAACAATTACAGAATGTCATGAAAAATGATAAGCAGTTGAATTCATTTTACATGGCAAAAAACGGTCTGGTATGAAAAACTGGATTTTATCACTTACGCTGCTTCTGATGCCGCTTGAGTCATCATTAGCGGCTGTGCTTGACTGGAAAGGGTCGCCTTTTTTTGTGATGACTCACGGTATGCCTGTGACCGAGTTATTGAAAGATTTTGGCGCAAATTATGGCGTGGCGGTTGTGACCAGCCCGCTGATTCATGACGTTTTTATTGGTCGTTTTGATAAAGCAACACCGGAGCAGCAACTGGATATGCTCGGGCGTACGTATAATCTGGTTTGGTATTATGACGGTAAAGCACTTTATGTGTATAAAAATAGTGAGATAGTCTCTTCTGTTATTACACCAGAGTTTGATACGCGCGACCAGCTTAAACAATATCTACGCCAGACTGGCGTACTTGCGAAGGGAACATGCCAGGTACGCCAGATTGGCGGTTCACAATCATTTGAGATCTACGGGGTTCCGGAGTGCATTAAGCGCATCACTGAGATTGCGAACCAACTCAGTATTTCATCGCGTAACATGGCACAGGTGGACCAACAAAAAGAAGACGTTCAGGTATTTCCGCTGAAATACGCTTCAGCAACGGATGTTACCTATCAGTATCGCGACCAGAGTGTGGTTATTCCTGGGGTTGTGACCGTGCTGCAACAAATGAACAACTCCCAGGCCGTTAATAATGGTGCCACGCCAACGCAGCTCACCGCTGCGCAACAGCAGACCGAAAGCAGCGGGCCGACATTCTCTGCTGACCCGCGGCAAAATGCGGTGGTTGTTCGCGATCGTGATGCCAACATGGCCATGTACCAAAGATTGATTTCACAACTGGATCATCGCCAGGATGCGATTGAAATTACGGTATCTATTATTGATGTCAATGCCGAAGATCTTGGGGCATTGGGTATTGACTGGGCTGCGAATGCAGATATCGGCGGCATGAATCTGCAGTTAAATACCAATTTATCCAGTGCTGGGGGCTACGCGACTTCGGTCATTACCGATGCCAGTGATTTCATGGTGCGCGTTAGCGCGCTGGAGCAAAAATCGCAGGCCAAAGTGCTATCTCAGCCATCCGTGGTGACCTTAAATAACGTCCAGGCGGTACTGGATAAAAATACGACCTTTTATACCAAACTGGTGGGCGAAAAAGTGGCACAGCTCGCCTCTGTCACCAGCGGTACCTTAATGCAAGTGACGCCGCGCGTGGTAAAAGACGGGACAGGAATTGCTGAAGTGTTGTTGTTCTTAAGCATTCAGGATGGAAGCCAGCAGACGTCTGGGCCTGGCGCCAACGGTATGCCGCAGGTGCAGAACTCAGAAATTGATACACAGGCAACGTTGAAAAGTGGACAAAGCCTCCTGCTCGGCGGTTTTATTCAGGATCAGGATGTTATTACCGAACGCAAGATCCCTTTCTTAGGCGATATCTGGGGGATTGGCAATCTGTTCAAAAGCAAAGAAAAAACGAAGATACAAACTGTGCGCCTTTTTTTAATCAAAGCTGTACCACTTAAGATCTGAGGCGCGTAATGGATTACATCTACAAAATTAAATTTCTGAATCCGCCACTGGCGGGGCGTGAACTGTTCCTGAGGGAAGGTCCGTTTAGCATCGGCTCGGGCGATTGCGACGTGTATGTGGCTTTGCTGGAAGGCGATGCAACGGAGATAGTTTTTGAGGTCGGTAGCCAGGGCGTGAGTTTACCGGCAGCGGGGAAACTGTGGTGTGATGGCGTTGGACAAACTCTCGAAGCCGGAGAATATTTGCCGCAAGGGGTGTGTCTTGATATTGCTGGCGTGCAGTTTGCACTTGGCGAGACAGAGAGCAGCCTGGATCCTGTTGTGGCAGTGGCACGGCGACAAGACGTTACCATCCAGGCTGCTGGTAGCAAAGTGTTCCAAAAGATTGCCCTTTTGCTGGCGGTGGTAAGCATTGCTGTACTGGGTGGCTCAGTGTATTGGGTTAACCGCGCTCAGCCTGAAGTTGATGCAATATTATCCTACGCTGAGGTACAAAAAAAGGTCACGGAGTTCCAAAAGAAGACGTCTTTAGAGGGAATAAACTTCAACTGGCAAAAAAATGGAGTGGTAAAAATATCGGGCCAATGCAAGAGCGAAAAGAATCTGCAGCCCGTGCTGGCGTTATTTAAAAGTAACAACATTAATTATGCCCTGGATGCAGTGTGCGATGACCGTCTGATAAAAAACGTAACGGATGTACTGCAGCTTAACGGATTTGATCGGGTTTTAGCGTACATGGATAAGACGCCCGGCAAAGTGATCATCAGCGGCGAAGTGGAAGAAGATCATCGCTGGCAGCAGGTGGTTAATTTATTGAATGACGTGCAGGGCCTGCGTTCGTGGACAGTGAAATCAGTGAATGATAAAGAGCTGGTTGACTTAATTAATGCGCTGCGAAAGTCTGAGCTACTGCCTATGCTAAGCGTTCAGCGTGTCGATGAGCGTATTGTCGTCAGTGGCCACCTTAATAACCGGGATCGTGACGCATTATACAGTTTGATCCGCGATCATATGCGCACTTTTCCGGGAACGCAGGAAATTGTTTATCAAAATATCAACACCAGCTCAAGTGCATTAGGGATCTTCCCGGCCCCTATTGTTAGCGTCGGTGGCAACAGCGAGTTTCCTTATGTCATCCTGCAGGATGGCACACGTTTACAGAAGGGGGCCGTTTTACCTGGTGGGTATCAAATCGCAAATATCGACAGTATTAACGGTATCGAACTTTCAAAACGCGGGGGGTTATTACATCTACCGCTAGGGTTGTAATATGGAAAATAATGCTTTTGTTAATATCATAGGTGATATAACTGAGAGTAGTGAGAGATTAATGAGTGATTTCTCTGGAGAATATTCTTTCCTGTTACAGGATATCATAGTAACAGCGATAAATGAGCAAAAAAAAATCCCCGGAGAGCATCAGGAAATTATAATGCAGGCATTATTATCGGCTTCGCATGTTATTGATGCCGTTACCGCGCGTGCGCGGCATAAATTAATACGAAAGTGATCGGTTATGAGAGGGTGGTATGACTGAATTAGAACAAGTGTCGGCAAATGTAGAGCGTGAGAGATACAGGCTTCTTTGTGAGTTAGAGCGTTTTAATAAATTGAAAGAGCAGTACATGCAGTTAGTTGAGAGGGCACAAACGGATCCTCGTATCGCTGCGCAACTCTCAGAGTTTGAGAAGGCATACGGTCCCGAGTTTAAGGCCAATACGGAAACACTCAAGGCTGAAATCCGTAAGGCAAACGACCAGTACCAATTATTTATCGCAATGAAGAATCAAAATAGTTCTTCTTTTCCAGAGAATCAGCGATCCCTGAACAATGATAGCGCTGCAGCTCCTGAGAAAAAAGAAAAAGTGAAATCGATACTACAAAGTAAATCGAATTAACGAAGGTTTTCATAAGAGGTTATCACATGCAAATGAATGTTAGCGCTACACCTGGACTTATTTATGCCTCATCACCGGTAGGCGTAACATCTTCATCTTCAGTTATCTATTCACAAGTCAGTCTATTTTCGGCTGTCTGTCTGCTATTGGTTGCACACTGTAATGCCGTTAAAGGTGAAATGGTATCGTTAGGTGAGGAGTACAACAGGCAGACACAGGATGAACTGGAATGCCAAAAAATGTCCAATGAAACCAACGAAGTACTCACGAATGTTCAAAACGAAGTTTCTGAAGAAAACGACCCCAACATCACAGCAGCATTGCCTGAAGATGTTGTGGATTTTATCAACGAAAACGCCATTGTGATCACTGGCGTCACAGACGGAGGTTCAGGCGGCTCATTTTCTCCTATAAGTACTTCTACTGAGTTTAATGAAGGGCAGTTACAAGCTATTAAAGGCCAGTTCGATATTATGTCGACGGCTTATTCTGATTCAAATAGCAAGTATCAGCTTGGTTTACAGGTGACTCTTCAGACGCTCAGCCAGGGCATTACTGCCATCTCACAAACTATGGCAAAATCCAATCAGGTTATCTCTCAGATAGTCTCAAACTTAAAATAGTTAATTTGGAGGTTCGTATGCTTATTTCAGGTACAAATTCAACAAACGCCAGTGCCAATGGCTCCAGCGGCGTGATGAAAAATTTCATGGCAATCCGAATGATGAACAGACTTAATATGTTACTTTCTGTTCAAAGTCAGAGTATCCAGAATAAAGGTGAAATTTCTGGGATCAAACAGCAACAGCAAAATGCGCTTGAGACTCAGGAAGATAATGAGGAGGAATATCAAAAGGAACATCGGCACCGTATTCTGCACGCCATTATCAGTATTTTTACGCATATTGTTAATATTGTCATGGCTGTTATCAGGCCTGTTAAACACATTGCGAAAGCAGCAAAAAAGACATTAACTAAAAGCCTGAATAAAGGTATCAAAAAGGCAACTAACGGCATCATGAAGCACCTTGGTCTGGCGAAGCCGATGCAGCGGGTAGGCAAGGGCGTTCAAAAAAGTCTTAAGGCTGGAATCAAAGAGCCAGGCATGGGTTCACGCGCGTTAACCCATATTGCAAACGGTGGTCTTGAAGATTTTATTAAACGCACGGCCATTATTAATACGGTTGGTAATAGCGTTAATAAAATTGATGATGGTATATTTGGTATGCAAACAGCCAAACTCAAAGAAGATATCGCCATAATCAAAACTAATATGGAATTAATTGATTACAACTGTCAGCTTTCTGAGTCTATTAAGCAACAAGAGCAGGGTAATATTAAAACCCAGGTCAATGAGAATATTCAAATGCTGGAGGATATCAACTCAGCGGTGAATGCACTTGGCAATTTGAATATGCAAGTTATAGCTAAAGCAGCCTAATCATTAACAGGAGAGTAATTAAATGGGAAATTCACTTTCAAGTACACCAGTCAGCCAAACGAATAATACTGGTACCAGTACGGTTACTTCAGCTACCAAGAATAGCAGTAATACCACGCATTTGAGCGTTATTACTCCTGGACGAAAGGACTTGATAGAAGCTTTTGCGGATCTGGCAGAGTCTGAGGCTAATCTTCGCAACCTGCAGTATACGCAGGCTGTTGAACAGTCCGTTAATGCTACTGGCGCCATGGAGCATACCGTGGAGCATGAGCGCGATGCAGCGAATAAAACGATGAAGGGCACCATGCTGGGTAGCGCAGGGGAAATTGCTGGTGGCCTTGCGGGTGGGGTATCACAGTTTTTAGGCTTTTTAGGCGACAGAGGCATTGGCGAGAAGAATGGATTGCGCAGAAGAACAGAGCAAATAGCAAAAGGTATGTCGGGAGATGAGCAGATAGCCTTTACACAAGCTCATCGCAAAGAACTACGTCCGCACAGAAAGCTGAGTCTGATGGGACGTTGTGCTGAGCCTATTAGTCAACTTGTGAGTCAGCCCTTTAAAATCGGTGGCAGCATTTTAAGTGCTGGCGCTAAAAAAATGGAAACTACTGCTGAACTGACCAGGTTAGTGAGCAATCAGGCGCAGAGTAATGCCAAAGAGTGTTCAGAACAGGGTAAAAATTCGTCAGGTTTCTTTTCGAGGTTAGTCAGTATCGTAGCAGGCTTCGCACAGAATTTAACCCGTGCGTTAGCTGCTATCGGTTAATACATCGTGGCCTGTTTTACAGGCCACATTTAACATCGCTAAAGGAATAATTACGATGAGTCTCGAAAGTGTAAATTCACAGCTTCTGACCTCAGCCAGCAATAACTGGGGGAATGTGCAGAATAATATGTCCATTGCAGACCTTAATAGCCCGGTAGATATGCTGCGCATCCAGCAGTGGACCCAGCAGTATTCTACCGCGGTGCAACTGGACAGCGCCATGATAAAAATGTTTAAAGACCTGTTGTCAGGCATTACGTCTAAAATTTAAATGACCAGTACAACTAAACGGCTATTAGTGGATTGCCTTTTCATGGCCGCACAATATCGTATGCGAGCCGAAGGCGATGCGATCCTTAAGGTGCTACCTTTGTTGATTGCAGATGTGAATGACAAAGAGTTGTGTGAAGCACTTTATTATATCCTTCTTAAAGATGAGGCTGGTTTTGCCCGTGTGGCAGAGCGGCTCTCACCAGAAATGAAAGACAAAGTGGCATTACTTACACTAGCGTAACAGGTGATGTATGGATATATCAGCAATATCGAACGCGGCGTTACAATCTTTACCGTCAAACGAGCTTGCGGCAAATATTAACGTGCCGGACGTCAGGGATATCGAAACATTTAAAAAAATGATGGCCTCGTCACAACCCGTCCCTGAGGCTCAAATGGCCGATGCACTCCAGCAGCAGCAGGAAATGTTTGCCAGCACGGTGACAAAAGTGAATTCCATTACCCGTGACGAACAGATGAGTGGGACTAAGACAGATAGCGTGACAAATTTATTGGGCGCACAATACGAACTTTTTAATTTGTCTTTCAATCTGGATTTAACCGCGAAGGTTGCCGGGCAATTTTCGCAAGCTATTAATAAATTGACGACTATGCAATGATGCAATGTTTAAGGTTTTTAAGCCCATTACTTATTGTCATGATGCTCTGTGGTTGTAAATCAGAGCTTTATGATAATTTGTCGCAGGATGAGGCTAACCAGATGGTTGCACTATTACTTTCCCAACATATTGACGTTGAGAAAGCGGTCAATAAAGACGGTTTATTTACGTTGTCGATTGATAAAGACGATTTTGTGTCCGCTGTTGAAATACTGAGCCTCCATGGTTATCCGCAAAAAAAATATCGCACTATCGAGGATGTCTTCCCAAGCGACCAGCTGGTGACTTCCCCAGGGCAGGAGTTGAGTAAGATTGTCTATTTGAAAGAGCAGAGCGTGGAACGTATGCTATCTGATATGGATGGCGTCATTTCTGCGCGTGTTTCCATCGCTCAACCGGTGGTGACGGATGATACCTCTGATAAAAAAATGTCGTCGGTATCCGTTTTCATAAAATATTCTCCAGACGTCAATCTACAAAACTCTGTTACCCAGGTTAAAGGGCTGGTACATGACAGTATCCCCGATCTTGATTATGACAAAATAAGCGTGGTTTTACAGCCCGTGCATTACCTCACCACCACCATTAAACCCGTAAAACAGCAGTCATTGAAAGACTGGCTTAATCTTTACGGCTTTTGGATCGCCGTAGCGGCGGTGGGGTGTGCATGGTTAATTTTCCTCGTAATGATTGGTTATAGTCGGTTTAAAAAATGGAAAAAACGCGCTCAAGACAAAGGATAACCCGGTATGGTAGATGACAAAGTAT from the unidentified bacterial endosymbiont genome contains:
- the sctI gene encoding type III secretion system inner rod subunit SctI yields the protein MDISAISNAALQSLPSNELAANINVPDVRDIETFKKMMASSQPVPEAQMADALQQQQEMFASTVTKVNSITRDEQMSGTKTDSVTNLLGAQYELFNLSFNLDLTAKVAGQFSQAINKLTTMQ
- the sctF gene encoding type III secretion system needle filament subunit SctF, with protein sequence MSLESVNSQLLTSASNNWGNVQNNMSIADLNSPVDMLRIQQWTQQYSTAVQLDSAMIKMFKDLLSGITSKI
- a CDS encoding EscC/YscC/HrcC family type III secretion system outer membrane ring protein gives rise to the protein MKNWILSLTLLLMPLESSLAAVLDWKGSPFFVMTHGMPVTELLKDFGANYGVAVVTSPLIHDVFIGRFDKATPEQQLDMLGRTYNLVWYYDGKALYVYKNSEIVSSVITPEFDTRDQLKQYLRQTGVLAKGTCQVRQIGGSQSFEIYGVPECIKRITEIANQLSISSRNMAQVDQQKEDVQVFPLKYASATDVTYQYRDQSVVIPGVVTVLQQMNNSQAVNNGATPTQLTAAQQQTESSGPTFSADPRQNAVVVRDRDANMAMYQRLISQLDHRQDAIEITVSIIDVNAEDLGALGIDWAANADIGGMNLQLNTNLSSAGGYATSVITDASDFMVRVSALEQKSQAKVLSQPSVVTLNNVQAVLDKNTTFYTKLVGEKVAQLASVTSGTLMQVTPRVVKDGTGIAEVLLFLSIQDGSQQTSGPGANGMPQVQNSEIDTQATLKSGQSLLLGGFIQDQDVITERKIPFLGDIWGIGNLFKSKEKTKIQTVRLFLIKAVPLKI
- the sctJ gene encoding type III secretion system inner membrane ring lipoprotein SctJ yields the protein MMQCLRFLSPLLIVMMLCGCKSELYDNLSQDEANQMVALLLSQHIDVEKAVNKDGLFTLSIDKDDFVSAVEILSLHGYPQKKYRTIEDVFPSDQLVTSPGQELSKIVYLKEQSVERMLSDMDGVISARVSIAQPVVTDDTSDKKMSSVSVFIKYSPDVNLQNSVTQVKGLVHDSIPDLDYDKISVVLQPVHYLTTTIKPVKQQSLKDWLNLYGFWIAVAAVGCAWLIFLVMIGYSRFKKWKKRAQDKG
- the sctD gene encoding type III secretion system inner membrane ring subunit SctD gives rise to the protein MDYIYKIKFLNPPLAGRELFLREGPFSIGSGDCDVYVALLEGDATEIVFEVGSQGVSLPAAGKLWCDGVGQTLEAGEYLPQGVCLDIAGVQFALGETESSLDPVVAVARRQDVTIQAAGSKVFQKIALLLAVVSIAVLGGSVYWVNRAQPEVDAILSYAEVQKKVTEFQKKTSLEGINFNWQKNGVVKISGQCKSEKNLQPVLALFKSNNINYALDAVCDDRLIKNVTDVLQLNGFDRVLAYMDKTPGKVIISGEVEEDHRWQQVVNLLNDVQGLRSWTVKSVNDKELVDLINALRKSELLPMLSVQRVDERIVVSGHLNNRDRDALYSLIRDHMRTFPGTQEIVYQNINTSSSALGIFPAPIVSVGGNSEFPYVILQDGTRLQKGAVLPGGYQIANIDSINGIELSKRGGLLHLPLGL